The Paramixta manurensis region TTTGAAGTACGTAACCGTGACGCGTCTTCAGTGCTGGTTAAAGGCGGCCAGAAAACAACGCTGTCAGTCCCTGCTTACCAGAAGGTCTCTCCAACGATAGAACAAGTCTATACCGGCGATACGAACGCGTTTTATAACCTGTCCACCAAATCGACCTCCACTTGGGCGATGCCAGGGCAGGCATATAGCGTCAAAGTGAGCGCCACGAAAAACCAAACCGTGACCGGTCGCATCTATTATCAGGGCGCACCAATGGCTAATGCGCGCGTGGTCGGCGGTAACACGCTTACCGATGAGGAAGGGTTATTCGTCGGTGATTTCACTCTCGGTATTGAGAGCAAATTAACCACCCTGTCGGTGAAGAAAGACGGCAGAAACTATGTTTGCCCACTGCGTGACAGCAATATCAAGCAGACTCAGGGCGTGATGCAAATTCGTGAGGTTGAATGTGAAATTGAATAAAACCAAGTCGGCGATATTAACGCTGGGTCTGTCATTAACGCTTACTGCCCATATTGCGCAGGGCATTGAAGTGTTTCCGATTGTCAAAGAAGTAAAAAGTGAAACGCCTCGTGAAAACTACGTGACGGTTAAATCGATGTTTCAAGCCAAAGACAGCATAAAGGAAGATAAAGCTGAAACACAGCAATATGAATTCGTCACGCTGGAGTTATTTGAGGTAAAAAACCCTGGCGCCGATAAAGAGATTTTTGAAAAAGAACTCGGTAAAAAAGATCCGACATTAATGTTCTCCCCTACCCGTCTGATTATTCCCTACGGCGAGGAGAAGAAAGTCCGTCTGTTGCCTTTAAAGCCCGTCAGTCGTGAAAAGGTGTATCGCTTACGCATCCGTCCAAGCTACCCCGAACAGGCGCTGGAGAAAGATAAGATCCGTTTTGCTATCGGCTATGACGTTTTGCTGCGTTACCTGCCGGAAGGGAAACGGACGCAAGGCATTGAGCTACGTTGCCAAAACAATCAATGGACAATAACCGCCACCGGCACCGTGCGTAGCGAAATGCGTAACCTGGTTATCGACGGACGTAAAAATAAAATGCTGTTCAACGTTTATCCCGATTTCCCGCGCACCCTGACGGTAAACCGCCAGTTGGCTTTTGAAATGGATAAAAAAACCTACGTCTACGATCAATGCCAATTAAAGGAGTAATGCATGAAACGTACTGTGCTACTGGCCCTGCTGGCGCTCAATATCGGCCCGGCCAGCGCCGGAGATTGGATCTTCCGGCCGGTCGCCAATGGTCGCTTACAAATATCGCAACAGGGCGGTGCGGAACAGGGTCCGGATATGCTGGTACAACGCCAAGCAGAGCAAGCGTCGCTCACGTTGCAAGTCATGCCTGCCGGTATGGGACATTGTGAGAATGGTGTTTTAACCGGTAGCGGTCCGCTCTCGTCGATTCGTATTCCGCTGGTACCGGTGATTCGTAGCATTGCCCAGCCCGGCCTTAGCGCGCAGTGCGGCGAATCGCTGCAGTTTGATGCGCCCGCGCAAAGCCAACTGGTCGGCGTCAAAGCGGCGCCGCGCAACGAACGTATCGCCACGGCCGCAATCCCGGCGGCCTTGAGCGGGCAGCGTATTTTGCTGGGGTATGTCAACTTTATCCAGGCGAATAGCCAGATGGCATCCAATGCGATCTATCTCGACCTGAGCACCCTGAGCGGCGGCGTTCCATCGTTGCAGGCGGCGTTTGATAAGCCATCCCTGCGCTTTGGCGAAGTTAACGTTCTAAAAAATAGCCTGTACAACGCGAAATTAACCATTCGCAAAACGGCAGAAGCAGGCGATGCCGCGGTACCGTATGAACTGACATTCGAATCACGACAGCAGCGGGAGAACAGCTTCCAACTCAAGGATACGCGCGGTGAGATTTTCGTGCCGTATCAAATCAAAATCGGTAGCTATCAGATGACACCGGGCGCGATTTACACCGGTTTAATTCCGGCGGGCAGCGCCACTGCCGACATTATTGGCATCAATTTTTCTCTGTCCGGTAAAAATATCAGCGGGTTAGCCGCCGGTACGCGATTGACCGACACGCTGACGGCAGTCATTACGCCAACTTCTTAATAAGGAAAGGTAAATATATGGAGCGAAGCAATATCCGTGTCCCGCTGGCTTTAGCATTGCTGTTTAACGCCACGGCGGCGCTTGCGGTACCGGTGACCACCACCATTGATGTAGAGGCGGAAATCAGTACCAGCGTGCGCGTTTATGTCGATGGTAAAGACGTCACCAACGGCAATGTTAGCGTTAAGCTGGACAATCAAGGCGGTTATATGCGGGGCATTACGCCGAAATTTGTGTTTATTGGCAATGCTAGCGTGGTGTCATTAAGGCTCACCCCACCGCCGAATAAAGCGTTGGTTTCTGGCGAGAATACAATGCCAATCAACACCGCCTGGATCCTCGACGGTAATGATAACGGTATTGGCGTAACCACCGGCTCACCGGTCAATAACCGCCCGGTTTATCCCACGCTCGCCGACGTACCGCCGAACGATGTGGGCGTAAAATTACGCTTTGTCTCCGCACAGCGAGCAGAGACCTATCCACTAGGAAAATACAGCGGTACCTATACGGTCATGGTCACGCCTTCTTCTTAACACCGTTTTTTTGCCCAGACCAGAGCGATTCTCTGGCTCTTTGTTTTGCGGGAATGGTCGATTTTCGGCCATCTTTCCCGCTTTTTTTTGTTTCGCCCCCACCCAACAATGAGCATGCCCGCACGCCAGCAAAATAAAATCATTGGCGATCGGAGCATGCTGATTTATTTTACTTATTGTTAACATTAAAATAACCATCGCTTCCTCCAGCAAATCGGCCAGGTTTTCCGCGCAGGAGTTTCCCGATATCCAGAACAATCCCGGTAAGGAGTGGGTGATGGCTAATTACACCTTGCGCCAGCTAAAGTATTTCGTCACCACGGTGGAGTGCGGTAGCGTCGCTGAAACCTCGCGTAAGCTGTATATTGCGCAACCCTCCATTTCCAACGCGATAAAAAGTCTGGAAGAGAGCTTTGGCGTACAGCTTTTTATTCGCCACCATGCGCAAGGTGTCTCATTAACGCCCTCTGGCGCGCGTTTTTACAGTAAGGCGCAGAAGCTGCTACGCATGGCGCATGAGTTTGAGCAAAATGCGTTGGCGGATAACGATATGGTGGCGGGCCAAATTGATATTGGCTGTTTTGAAACCGTCGCGCCGCTGATTTTGCCTAAGCTGATCCGCGGCTTTAAGTCGCTATATCCCGGCGTGGAAATCATCATTCGCGATGGCGAGCAGCATGAACTGGTGCAGGGACTAACCGCCGGTAGCTTTGATTTAGCGTTGCTATACGACCACGACCTCGATAGCAGTATCAAAACCGATCCACTGGTCGCGCCGAGAAAACCCTATATTTTGCTGCCGGAAGATCACCGTTTTGCTCAACAAGCGCAAGTCTCGCTGGCAGACCTGGCGACAGAACCGATGATTTTGTTAGACGTCTTACCAAGCCGCAACTATTTCGTTAACTTGTTTACCCGCGCCGGGATTACACCGAATATCATTTTTAGCTCCCCCTCGATTGAGATGGTGCGTGGGATGGTGGGACAGGGATTTGGCTTTGCGATTTTGGTCACCCGCCCCTATGGAGATCACAGTTATGACGGCCAGCGCCTGGTGACGGTGGCGCTGAAAGATGCGGTGGAAGGCTCCGGCCTCACCGCCGCATGGTTAGCCCGCAGCCAACTCACCAAACCGGCGCAACTGTTCGTTGAGTTTTGTAAGCAGCAACTGGCGCAGGCTCTGTAGCCAATCCGCCTCGGCCCGATTAATGCGTTGCCGTCATCCAGTGCCGCAACCGGCTTAACATTGCCATGCAGCGCTCCAATTGATCGACACTCACATATTCGTCGGGCTTATGCCCTTGGTCCATACTGCCTGGCCCGCAAATCAACGTTGCCACGCCAACCTCGTCAAACAATCCGCCTTCGGTGCCGAAAGCGACGGTGGAAAACGTTTCGCTATCGCACCATTGCGCCAGCCAACCGGCGAAATCCGATTGCGCATCGGTTAATAACCCCGGATACCGGCTGAGCGGCTCAAAGGTAATCTGGCTCTCCGGCGCCACAGCCTGCATGGCGGGCAACAAGGTGCTGGCATACTGCTGCAACGCCTCAACCACCTCATCAACTTTTGCATCCGGTAAATGGCGGATTTCAAAATCGAACCGACAATCCTGCGGCACAATATTGAGCGCCGAACCGCCCTGAATGGTTCCCACCTGTAGCGTGCTGTAAGGCGGATCAAAACGGGCGTCTTGTACCACCGCCAATTGTTCGCCGAGCGTGTCCAGTTTGGCGATCAATTTTGCCGCGTAGGTAATGGCATTAACGCCCTGCGGCGCGTAAGCCGAGTGGCAGGCCTTCCCGCGCAACTGGCAACGCATCGCCAGCTTCCCTTTATGGCCGTACACCGGGCGCATCTCGCTGGGTTCGCCAATGATGCACATCGCCGGTTTGTCCTGCGAGGCGTTGAGGTGCGCCACTAAACTCCGTACCCCGAGGCAGCCGACCTCTTCATCGTAAGAAAAAGCCAGATGCAACGGCATCCGCAAGCGCCGGGCGGCAAAATCCGGCACTGAAGCTAATACGCAGGCGAGGAACCCTTTCATGTCGGCGCTACCGCGCCCGTAATAGCGCCCGTCACGCGCGGTTAGCTCAAACGGTGGCACCGTCCACTGCTGCCCATCCACCGGTACCACATCGGTATGCCCGGAAAGCATCACCCCGCCGTCTCCCGCTGGCCCAAGGCGGGCATACAGATTCGCTTTACTGCCGCTCTGGTTATAAAACCGTTGCGAGGAGATACCCCATTCATCGAGCCAGGACTGGATAAAATCAATCAATTCAAGATTCGATTCGCGGCTGGTGGTATCAAACGCCACCAGCTTCGCCAACATGTCCCGCACGCGGTCACTCATCGCCCGGCACTCCATAGCCCGGTGCCTGACGGGGATCAATGGCACGCGTAATGTAGTCTTGCATCTGTGGCTGGTAAGCCTGCCACAGCCCGGCCAGTTCGCCGATCGGATCGCTAACGGCCCAATCCACCCGCAGATCAACAATCGGCCAGGGGTGATCGCCAACCACTTTGACCGCCGCCGAATGAACCGGCCCGGCTTCGCCGCCCCGCGCCACGCCCGCTTGCAATGCCGCCACTAAACGTTCGGCTAATGGCCCCGCCGTCTGTTCAAATACCTGCACCATCGCGTTGATCACTGCTTTATCCGCCAACATATTGCCCGCCGCAACGCACTCCTCGCCCTGCACCGCATGGTAAGTCCCCAGCGATTTTGCGCCGCTAAATACCGCGGTGGCGCCGTGGCTGTCAATCACCGTCACCTGGCGATATTCGCTAAAGCCGTGGCTGGATAATACGCTCTCCAGCGCGGCATCCGGTGTCATGCCCTTTTCCAGTTCGCCAAGTATCTTCGGCCCTAATACCGGTAAGGTAATGTTCTGGCTGGAAACAGCGCCAATCCCCGGCAATAACCACGGACAGCGTGCGCCCACGGCAATGCTGGAAGAGCTGATGGCAATTCCGAGTTGCCCGCTTTCCGCGCAGCGCGCGGCAATTGAAAAGGTCATGATCCCTCCCGGGCGGCGTCCTCATCAGGGATCACCGCAATAATATCGATTTCCATCAGCCACTGCGGTTGCGCCAACGCCGAAACCACAATGCCGGTAGAGATCGGAAACACGCCCTTCAGCCATTTCCCCACTTCCTGATATACCGGCTCGCGATAACGCGGATCGATAATATAGGTCGTCGTTTTCACAATGTGCGACAGGTCGCTACCGGCTTCTTCCAGCAACTGCTTCACGTTTTTCATCGCCTGCTCGGCCTGCGCACGCGGATCGCCGAGGCCAACCAGGTTGCCGTCAAAATCGGTGCCAACCTGCCCACGGACATACACCGTGTTACCGGCACGCACCGCCTGGCACAGGTCGTTATCCAGCGATTGATTCGGATAGGTGACCTTGGTATTAAACATGCGAATACGGGTGTGGGTCGGTTTACTCATGAACAACTCCTTGAAAGCGAAAAGAGAAGCCTGCGTTAACAGGCGTTCGGCTGACGGCGACGGTAAGCGCTATCGCGGCTCGCCAACCAGTAATAGAGCGGTGATGTCACCAGCAGACCAATCAACCAGGAGAGATCGGCGCCGTTGATATGGGCAGAGATTGGCCCTACGTAGAGAGGCGTATTCATAAACGGGATCTGCACCAAAATCCCGATCGCATAGGCTAACAACGCCTGCGGGTTGTAACGGCCATAGATGCCGCCATCAACGCGGAAAATGGAGGTAATATCGTAGTGGCCTTTATGGATAGCGTAGAAATCGATCAAGTTAATCGCAGTCCACGGCACCAGTACCACCAGCAGCGCTAAGACCAAATCAACAAAATGGCCAATGAAGTCTTCCGAAGCGCCAATTGCCGCAATACAGCAACAGGTCAGCACGATGACCGAGATCGCCGCACGACTTCTGCCGGTGGGGATCCAGCGCCAAACGAAGGTCTGTACCAGCGTAATCAGCGATAGCACCGCGCCGTACAGATTTAGTGCGTTATGGCTAATCACGCTCAACAAGAACAGTATCAGCATCAGCGGCCCAATCGAACCGGTCGCCAGTTTGACCGCTTCCATGGTGTCCATACCAATCGGTGTCGCCAGTACCGCCACGGCGCCAAAAATAAACGCCAGGCTGGAGCCCAGCACCGAACCCAGCCAGGTGGCCCAGAAGGTGGCCGCCACCGGAACATTTTCCGGTAGATAGCGTGAATAGTCGGAAACATAGGGGGCAAAGGCAATTTGCCACAGAGCGGCAAGCGAAACGGTTGCCAGCCAGCCAGAGAGGGTAAAGCCGCCGCGCGTCAGAAAATCGGCGGTATGAATATGGCTAAAGATATAGCCAAAGCCAACCACGATCCCAATCCCTAATACCCAGGTTCCGATGCGGTTCAGGATATGGATAAAACGGTAACCGATAATGCCGATGATCCCGGAACCAATCGCGCCGACCACAATGCCAACCGGCACCGGCACGCTAGCCGCCACGCCATGTAATGACTTACCGGCCAGCACAATATTCGAAGCGAAGAACCCGATATACATAATCCCGGCGATCGCCACCACCAGCAGTGACCCGAGCGAGCCGAACTGGGCGCGGCTTTGGATCATTTGCGGGATACCCATTTGCGGCCCCTGCGCCGAGTGCAACGCCATTAACACGCCGCCGATCAAATGGCCAACAAGGATCGCGACAATGCCCCAGACCAGGTTCAGGTGAAACAGTTGCACGCCAAGCGCGCCAGTCACAATCGGTAATGGCGCAATGTTGCCGCCAAACCACAACGTAAAGAGATCCCTGACTTTTCCGTGACGATCTTCCGGCGGCACGTATCCGATAGTGTGCTTCTCAATAATCGGTGGCGATGATTCAATATTGGGCATGGTGAACTCCCGGCAAAAAGGTCGTTAAAATACCGCCAGATACCTTTAATAATTTGAATGGCGTACCCTCTGGCGGCTATAACCGGCGCGAACGCCGGGGTGACTTATCCGGCTACCAGGAAGTGTGACGCCGCTGCGTCGCGTCCTGGTAATCGAGATATTTGTGTTGGGTGGCGATATGGTCGGCAATGTATTTCGCGTCGTGCCATACCCCCCAAATAAAGGTTGAGCCGCGCCGCGAAAGCCACGGCAATCCGAGAAAATAGATACCGGGTTCACTGGATACGCCACGCTGATGTTGCGGTCTACCCGCCTCATCAACGGCATTGACCTGTAGCCAGCTATAATCCACCGCATAACCGGTCGCCCACACGATAGAGGTAATCCCCGCTTCGGCGAAATTCAACCGCCGGATCGGGTTGGTGAGACACGCTGGATCGGGCAGGATATGGCGCGCTTCCGGTTCTTCCGGCAGATCCAGACCGTTACGGGCAATATACGCATCGGCGGCGTCCAGCAATGCCAGATAGTTAGCATCGCCACGGGCAATGTTCTCGGCCAGGTCATTGGCAAAGGTCACTTCTCCCTCTCGGAACGACTGGGTTAATCCCACCAGGTTGACGCCCTGATGCGCCAGCGCGCGGAAATCAACGGTATGGCCGCCACGCGCGCCGCTCACCGCAATGGTCACGTGTTCTTTACCCGGCTGGCTGGCGGCATCCCACAGCCCCAACACCCCCAGCCACCAACAGAAATCCCGCTGCCGATAGGCGCGCGGTGGGCGGTCGTGCGCGCCAACCGACAGGTAAACCGTCTTACCGGCACGCTGAAGCTCATCGGCGATCTGCACCCCGGATGACCCGGCACCGACCACCAGCACGCCGCCGTCAGGTAGTTGCTGTGGATTACGGTAGTGCGCCGAATGGATCTGCGTCAGGCTGCGATCGGCGGGCGCAATCGGTGGGATCACCGGGCGCTGGAAAGGACCGGTTGCCGCCACCACATGCCGGGCATGGATTACCCCCGCAGAGGTTTCTACCCGAAAACCCGGCTGGCGGTGATTGCGCTCAAGACGTTTCACTTCCACGCCGGTACGGATCGGCGCATTGAACTTGTCGGCATACGCCACGAAATAATCGGCAATCTGCTCTTTGGGAACAAAATCATCAGGATCAACGCCGGGAAAAGTCATTCCAGGGAAACGGTCGTGCCAGGCAGGGCCATTCGCTACCAGCGAATCCCAGCGTCCGCTGCGCCAGGCTTCGGCAATACGGTTTTTTTCCAGTACCAAATGGGGAATACCCAGTTGGGTTAAGTGCTCACTCATTGCTACGCCCGCCTGACCGGCGCCGATCACCAGCGTATCGATTTCTTCTATTTCTCGCGTCATCTCTGCATCCTTAATCTGGCCTTGCGCCTCGTTGCCGCCAGACTAGGGGAAGCGATAAACCACGGTAAAATAGTATTAAGCTAATGACTAAGCATAAAAAAACGAGGTAGCCGCGCTTTTCGGCACCTCAACAGGTTCCTTGTTGATCCTCCTCTCATCGACCAATAGTTGATTTTGTGTCCTCCATCAAATAATCCCACTCCCTCGTTTGACGAAAAAAGCATCGGCACGTTATAGCTATATTGTTTTAAATATAAAACACTGTCTGAAATTTCAGACATATAACAATAAGGGGGGTAAGATGGAGTCACGCATATCGATTGAGCGCACCGGGGAACACGCGCGCTCCGCAGGCCACAAAGTCAAATACCTGGTCCTTCTGATTACGTCATTAGTGCTATTACTGAATTACGCCGATCGCGCCGCGTTAGGCGTGGCCGGTTCAGAGATCATCCACGAATTTAAACTTACCAATACCGAGTTTGGCCTGATCTCCAGTGTCTTTTTCGTCGGTTACGCGCCGTTTTGCTTTGTTGGCGGCTGGCTATCAGATAAATACGGCCCACGCTCCATCATGGCTATCGCGGGCTGTTGGTGGAGCATCTTTACGGCCTTAACCGCCGCAGGCACGGGGTTTCTCAGCTTTATGGTGGTGCGCTTTTTGTTTGGGTTTGGCGAAGGGCCGCAAGGCGCGATTACCGTCAAAACCATGAGCAACTGGTTCCCACAACGCCAAATGGGTATGGCGGTTGGCATCAGCCAGGGCGCGACGCCGCTTGGCGGCGCGCTGGGCACGCCGCTGGTCGCAGCGTTAATCGCCTCGACCGGCGACTGGCGCATCCCGTTTATTGTTCTCGGCGTGTTAGGAGTACTGATGATGATTGGCTGGTGGGTGATTGTGCGCGATACGCCGCACGTTCACCCGTGGGTTGGCCGCCCGGACCAGCTTGAACCGGCGGTGGCGGAGAAAAAACCCACCGAAGAGGAAAATAACCAACCGGCGCGCCCGTTAAGCTGGTATCTGCGCCAGCCGCTGGTATTAGCCACTTCTGCCGCCTTTTTCGCCTACGCTTGGGTACTGTATACCTTTTTGTCGTGGTTCCCGGTCTACCTGGTAGAGGACCGTGGCATCAACCTTAAAGCGTTCGCCTTTGCTGGCGCGCTCCCGTGGCTGCTTGGGATGGTTGGCTACATGGCTGGCGGCGTCATCACCGATAAAATCGCCCTCCGCACCGGTAAACCAGCTGCCGCGCGTCGCGGCATGATCATCTTTGGCCTGCTTGGCACTGCGGCGCTAATGGCGCTATTAGGTAACGTTTCTTCCGCCTGGAGCGCGGTCGCGGTGATGTCGGCGGTGGTGATGCTGCTGTACCTGACCGGTAGCCAATACTTTTTAATTATTTCCGATACCATTCCCGGCAAACGGCTTGGTGGTGTGGTTGGGTTCGTCCATTTTATCGCTAACAGTTCCGGCATTTTGGCGCCGCTGCTGGTCGGGATGCTGGTGGATTACACCAAATCCTGGCCGCTGACCTTTGGTCTGTGCGCGGCAATTTGTCTGCTGGGCGCGCTGGTGATTTTAATTTGGGGCAAACCCCGGAATCTCTCTTAATCATCTATACGGAACGAGGAGTACGCTATGCCGGGCTGGAGTTATGCGGAACGTTATTTTGAAGATTACCAACTGGGCGAGCGCGAACCCGAAAGACGCCGGACGCTCGACCAGGCGGACATTAGCCAATTTGCCGGGTTAACGCTGGATTTCCATCCCGCGCACATTGACAGTACCTATGCCGATCCACGCTATGGCGGTCGGCTGGTACATGGCATGCTGACGTTCTCGCTGGTCACCGGGTTGAACGTCGAATACAACCTGTTGGCTATTTCGTATGGCTACGAAAAAGTACGCTTTCCCAATCCGCTACGCGCCGGTGACACGTTGATCGCCAGCG contains the following coding sequences:
- a CDS encoding LysR family transcriptional regulator: MANYTLRQLKYFVTTVECGSVAETSRKLYIAQPSISNAIKSLEESFGVQLFIRHHAQGVSLTPSGARFYSKAQKLLRMAHEFEQNALADNDMVAGQIDIGCFETVAPLILPKLIRGFKSLYPGVEIIIRDGEQHELVQGLTAGSFDLALLYDHDLDSSIKTDPLVAPRKPYILLPEDHRFAQQAQVSLADLATEPMILLDVLPSRNYFVNLFTRAGITPNIIFSSPSIEMVRGMVGQGFGFAILVTRPYGDHSYDGQRLVTVALKDAVEGSGLTAAWLARSQLTKPAQLFVEFCKQQLAQAL
- the argE gene encoding acetylornithine deacetylase, encoding MSDRVRDMLAKLVAFDTTSRESNLELIDFIQSWLDEWGISSQRFYNQSGSKANLYARLGPAGDGGVMLSGHTDVVPVDGQQWTVPPFELTARDGRYYGRGSADMKGFLACVLASVPDFAARRLRMPLHLAFSYDEEVGCLGVRSLVAHLNASQDKPAMCIIGEPSEMRPVYGHKGKLAMRCQLRGKACHSAYAPQGVNAITYAAKLIAKLDTLGEQLAVVQDARFDPPYSTLQVGTIQGGSALNIVPQDCRFDFEIRHLPDAKVDEVVEALQQYASTLLPAMQAVAPESQITFEPLSRYPGLLTDAQSDFAGWLAQWCDSETFSTVAFGTEGGLFDEVGVATLICGPGSMDQGHKPDEYVSVDQLERCMAMLSRLRHWMTATH
- a CDS encoding DUF1028 domain-containing protein, producing the protein MTFSIAARCAESGQLGIAISSSSIAVGARCPWLLPGIGAVSSQNITLPVLGPKILGELEKGMTPDAALESVLSSHGFSEYRQVTVIDSHGATAVFSGAKSLGTYHAVQGEECVAAGNMLADKAVINAMVQVFEQTAGPLAERLVAALQAGVARGGEAGPVHSAAVKVVGDHPWPIVDLRVDWAVSDPIGELAGLWQAYQPQMQDYITRAIDPRQAPGYGVPGDE
- a CDS encoding RidA family protein yields the protein MSKPTHTRIRMFNTKVTYPNQSLDNDLCQAVRAGNTVYVRGQVGTDFDGNLVGLGDPRAQAEQAMKNVKQLLEEAGSDLSHIVKTTTYIIDPRYREPVYQEVGKWLKGVFPISTGIVVSALAQPQWLMEIDIIAVIPDEDAAREGS
- a CDS encoding purine-cytosine permease family protein, with product MPNIESSPPIIEKHTIGYVPPEDRHGKVRDLFTLWFGGNIAPLPIVTGALGVQLFHLNLVWGIVAILVGHLIGGVLMALHSAQGPQMGIPQMIQSRAQFGSLGSLLVVAIAGIMYIGFFASNIVLAGKSLHGVAASVPVPVGIVVGAIGSGIIGIIGYRFIHILNRIGTWVLGIGIVVGFGYIFSHIHTADFLTRGGFTLSGWLATVSLAALWQIAFAPYVSDYSRYLPENVPVAATFWATWLGSVLGSSLAFIFGAVAVLATPIGMDTMEAVKLATGSIGPLMLILFLLSVISHNALNLYGAVLSLITLVQTFVWRWIPTGRSRAAISVIVLTCCCIAAIGASEDFIGHFVDLVLALLVVLVPWTAINLIDFYAIHKGHYDITSIFRVDGGIYGRYNPQALLAYAIGILVQIPFMNTPLYVGPISAHINGADLSWLIGLLVTSPLYYWLASRDSAYRRRQPNAC
- a CDS encoding flavin-containing monooxygenase, with the protein product MTREIEEIDTLVIGAGQAGVAMSEHLTQLGIPHLVLEKNRIAEAWRSGRWDSLVANGPAWHDRFPGMTFPGVDPDDFVPKEQIADYFVAYADKFNAPIRTGVEVKRLERNHRQPGFRVETSAGVIHARHVVAATGPFQRPVIPPIAPADRSLTQIHSAHYRNPQQLPDGGVLVVGAGSSGVQIADELQRAGKTVYLSVGAHDRPPRAYRQRDFCWWLGVLGLWDAASQPGKEHVTIAVSGARGGHTVDFRALAHQGVNLVGLTQSFREGEVTFANDLAENIARGDANYLALLDAADAYIARNGLDLPEEPEARHILPDPACLTNPIRRLNFAEAGITSIVWATGYAVDYSWLQVNAVDEAGRPQHQRGVSSEPGIYFLGLPWLSRRGSTFIWGVWHDAKYIADHIATQHKYLDYQDATQRRHTSW
- a CDS encoding MFS transporter → MESRISIERTGEHARSAGHKVKYLVLLITSLVLLLNYADRAALGVAGSEIIHEFKLTNTEFGLISSVFFVGYAPFCFVGGWLSDKYGPRSIMAIAGCWWSIFTALTAAGTGFLSFMVVRFLFGFGEGPQGAITVKTMSNWFPQRQMGMAVGISQGATPLGGALGTPLVAALIASTGDWRIPFIVLGVLGVLMMIGWWVIVRDTPHVHPWVGRPDQLEPAVAEKKPTEEENNQPARPLSWYLRQPLVLATSAAFFAYAWVLYTFLSWFPVYLVEDRGINLKAFAFAGALPWLLGMVGYMAGGVITDKIALRTGKPAAARRGMIIFGLLGTAALMALLGNVSSAWSAVAVMSAVVMLLYLTGSQYFLIISDTIPGKRLGGVVGFVHFIANSSGILAPLLVGMLVDYTKSWPLTFGLCAAICLLGALVILIWGKPRNLS
- a CDS encoding MaoC family dehydratase, with protein sequence MPGWSYAERYFEDYQLGEREPERRRTLDQADISQFAGLTLDFHPAHIDSTYADPRYGGRLVHGMLTFSLVTGLNVEYNLLAISYGYEKVRFPNPLRAGDTLIASAEVVALTPHRKPHIGLVTKQYTGKNQHGEVVFSCQHILAVERRGAAA